A single region of the Manihot esculenta cultivar AM560-2 chromosome 12, M.esculenta_v8, whole genome shotgun sequence genome encodes:
- the LOC110627738 gene encoding probable glycosyltransferase At5g03795, with protein sequence MTAGKLQQQASKYMCSLKSSLLTLAILTLISFTYLSINSLQSSSSSSSSFSPIVSSSVLKQLQRGTERVTEEKGNSFDNEIPDLYHQPQIFKLNYEAMERNFKVYIYPDGDPNTFYQTPRKLTGKYASEGYFFQNIRESRFRTEDPNQAHLFFIPISCHKMRGKGTSYENMTIIVQNYVESLIAKYPYWNRTLGADHFFVTCHDVGVRATEGVPLLVKNAIRVVCSPSYDVGFIPHKDVALPQVLQPFALPAGGNDVENRTALGFWAGHRNSKIRVILARIWENDTELDISNNRISRATGHLVYQKRFYRTKFCICPGGSQVNSARIADSIHYGCVPVILSNYYDLPFNDILDWRKFSVILKEQDVYQLKQVLKNISDEEFVTLHKNLVEVQKHFQWNSPPIKYDAFHMVMYDLWLRHHVIKY encoded by the exons ATGACAGCCGGAAAGCTTCAACAACAAGCATCAAAATACATGTGTTCTCTAAAATCTTCCCTCCTCACTCTCGCAATCCTAACATTAATCTCCTTCACTTACCTTTCCATCAATTCTCTCCAATCCTCCTCTTCATCGTCCTCCTCCTTTTCTCCTATCGTCTCCAGTTCCGTTTTAAAGCAGCTACAGAGAGGGACGGAAAGAGTGACGGAAGAGAAAGGGAACTCATTTGACAATGAGATTCCGGATCTGTACCACCAGCCTCAGATTTTCAAATTGAATTATGAGGCAATGGAGAGGAACTTCAAGGTTTATATCTATCCCGATGGGGATCCCAACACCTTTTATCAAACACCTAGGAAATTGACTGGCAAGTATGCTAGTGAGGGTTATTTTTTCCAGAATATCAGAGAAAGTCGCTTCCGGACTGAGGATCCAAATCAGGCTCACCTCTTCTTTATCCCCATCTCCTGCCACAAGATGCGAGGCAAG GGCACCTCTTATGAGAATATGACCATAATAGTTCAGAATTATGTGGAGAGCTTAATAGCCAAGTATCCCTATTGGAACAGAACATTGGGTGCAGATCACTTCTTTGTCACTTGTCATGATGTTGGTGTAAGGGCAACTGAAGGAGTTCCGCTTCTTGTAAAGAATGCAATACGAGTTGTGTGCTCCCCAAGTTATGATGTAGGATTCATTCCTCACAAAGATGTTGCTCTTCCTCAAGTACTGCAGCCATTTGCCCTTCCAGCTGGAGGGAATGATGTAGAAAACAG GACAGCACTTGGTTTCTGGGCAGGTCATAGAAACTCCAAAATAAGAGTAATTTTGGCACGCATTTGGGAAAATGATACAGAGCTTGATATTTCAAATAACAGAATAAGTAGGGCTACAGGACATCTAGTATATCAAAAGAGATTTTACAGGACTAAATTCTGCATATGCCCTGGTGGTTCTCAGGTCAATAGTGCTCGCATAGCTGATTCAATCCACTATGGATGTGTACCTG TAATATTATCCAACTACTATGACCTGCCATTCAATGACATTCTTGATTGGCGAAAATTTTCGGTCATACTTAAGGAACAAGATGTATACCAGCTCAAGCAAGTCCTCAAGAATATATCTGATGAAGAGTTTGTTACTTTGCATAAAAATTTGGTTGAG GTCCAGAAGCACTTCCAGTGGAATTCACCTCCAAtcaaatatgatgcatttcacaTGGTCATGTATGATCTGTGGCTGCGCCACCATGTTATCAAATACTAA
- the LOC110627840 gene encoding probable 1-deoxy-D-xylulose-5-phosphate synthase 2, chloroplastic yields the protein MAVSSSSFIANQSLSPFFKAPRSNICGRKQFCLRASAGHPDEEGKMMIRKEKDGWKIDFSGEKPPTPLLDTINYPVHMKNLSTQDLEQLAAELRADIVYSVSKTGGHLSSSLGVVELSVALHHVFNTPDDKIIWDVGHQAYPHKILTGRRSRMHTMRKTSGLAGFPKRDESVYDAFGAGHSSTSISAGLGMAVARDLLGKKNNVISVIGDGAMTAGQAYEAMNNAGFLDANLIVILNDNKQVSLPTATLDGPATPVGALSSALTKLQASTQFRKLREAAKSITKQIGGQTHQVAAKVDEYARGMISASGSTLFEELGLYYIGPVDGHNIEDLVTIFHKVKAMPAPGPVLIHIVTEKGKGYPPAEAAADKMHGVVKFDVQTGKQFKPKSPTLSYTQYFAEALIKEAEADNKIVAIHAAMGGGTGLNYFQKRFPDRCFDVGIAEQHAVTFAAGLATEGLKPFCAIYSSFLQRGYDQVVHDVDLQKLPVRFAMDRAGLVGADGPTHCGAFDITYMACLPNMVVMAPSDEAELMHMVATAAAIDDRPSCFRFPRGNGIGATLPPNNKGTPVEIGKGRILMEGDRVAILGYGSIVQQCIEAASMLRTRDISVTVADARFCKPLDTDLIRRLAKEHEFLITVEEGSIGGFSSHVSHFLSLSGILDGPLKLRAMVLPDRYIDHGSPQDQIQEAGLSSNHITATVLSLLGKPKEALQFK from the exons ATGGCGGTTTCTAGCTCTTCGTTTATAGCTAACCAATCTCTTTCCCCATTCTTTAAAGCTCCAAGATCAAACATTTGTGGCAGAAAACAG TTCTGTTTACGAGCATCTGCGGGCCACCCAGATGAGGAAGGGAAAATGATgataaggaaagaaaaagatggCTGGAAAATTGATTTCTCAGGGGAGAAACCACCTACGCCATTGCTGGATACAATCAATTACCCTGTTCATATGAAGAACCTATCCACGCAG GATCTTGAACAACTAGCAGCAGAGCTTAGAGCAGATATTGTATACAGTGTATCGAAGACAGGGGGGCATCTGAGTTCAAGCTTAGGAGTTGTCGAACTATCAGTGGCTCTACATCATGTTTTCAACACTCCTGATGATAAAATCATATGGGATGTTGGTCATCAG GCATACCCACATAAAATTCTAACAGGAAGAAGGTCTAGGATGCATACCATGAGGAAAACTTCAGGGCTTGCAGGATTTCCTAAAAGAGATGAGAGCGTTTATGATGCCTTTGGTGCTGGACATAGTTCCACAAGCATCTCCGCTGGTCTTG GAATGGCAGTTGCAAGAGACCTATTAGGGAAGAAGAACAATGTCATTTCTGTAATTGGTGATGGAGCCATGACAGCAGGACAAGCATATGAGGCCATGAACAATGCAGGATTTCTGGATGCTAATCTAATTGTTATATTGAATGATAATAAGCAAGTATCTTTACCCACAGCTACTCTTGATGGCCCTGCAACTCCTGTTGGAGCCCTTAGTAGTGCTTTGACCAAGCTCCAAGCAAGCACTCAGTTCCGCAAACTTCGTGAAGCAGCAAAA AGCATCACAAAGCAAATTGGTGGTCAAACACATCAAGTTGCAGCAAAGGTCGATGAGTATGCAAGAGGAATGATTAGTGCTTCTGGGTCTACTCTCTTTGAGGAATTAGGATTGTATTACATTGGTCCAGTAGATGGGCACAACATTGAAGATCTAGTGACCATATTTCACAAGGTAAAAGCAATGCCTGCCCCAGGACCAGTTCTTATTCACATTGTGACAGAGAAAGGGAAGGGCTATCCCCCAGCTGAGGCAGCAGCTGATAAAATGCATG GTGTTGTCAAGTTTGATGTTCAAACTGGGAAGCAATTCAAGCCAAAATCACCTACACTTTCATATACACAATACTTTGCTGAAGCTCTGATCAAAGAAGCTGAAGCAGACAACAAAATTGTAGCCATTCATGCTGCTATGGGTGGTGGAACTGGTCTCAACTACTTTCAGAAGAGGTTTCCAGATCGCTGCTTCGATGTGGGCATTGCTGAGCAACATGCTGTTACGTTTGCAGCTGGTTTAGCCACTGAAGGACTCAAGCCATTCTGTGCTATTTACTCATCATTCCTGCAACGAGGATATGATCAG GTGGTACATGATGTCGACCTGCAAAAGTTACCAGTCAGATTTGCCATGGACCGAGCTGGTTTGGTAGGTGCAGATGGACCCACTCATTGTGGAGCATTTGATATTACATACATGGCTTGTTTGCCCAACATGGTGGTCATGGCTCCATCTGATGAAGCTGAGCTGATGCACATGGTTGCCACTGCAGCAGCCATAGATGACAGACCCAGCTGCTTCAGGTTCCCAAGGGGCAACGGAATTGGAGCAACTCTTCCTCCTAATAATAAAGGAACCCCAGTTGAG ATTGGAAAAGGGAGAATACTGATGGAAGGTGATAGAGTTGCCATTTTGGGATATGGTTCCATAGTTCAACAATGTATAGAAGCTGCAAGCATGCTCAGAACCCGAGACATTTCTGTGACAGTAGCAGATGCAAGATTTTGCAAACCTTTAGATACGGATCTTATAAGGCGATTGGCCAAGGAGCATGAGTTTCTTATTACAGTAGAAGAGGGTTCTATTGGAGGTTTTTCTTCCCATGTTTCTCACTTCCTGAGTCTAAGTGGTATTCTGGATGGGCCCCTAAAG TTGAGAGCAATGGTTCTCCCTGACAGATACATTGACCATGGATCACCTCAAGACCAAATTCAAGAAGCAGGGCTCTCCTCAAACCATATCACTGCCACAGTCTTATCTCTCTTAGGGAAACCAAAAGAAGCTCTTCAGTTCAAGTGA